A window of Desulforegulaceae bacterium contains these coding sequences:
- a CDS encoding ABC-F family ATP-binding cassette domain-containing protein, producing MISVSGVTKSFGQNVLFDSINFKINSGEKVGLVGKNGHGKSTLLRLITGGTEPDQGEIMTPRNYKTGYLTQILDFSKETLLKEVSASLPPNEKESIWKAEKILSGLGFSVSDFERSPKEFSGGYQVRINLAKLLVGEPDFLLLDEPTNYLDIVSIRWLKEFLSKWPKEFLLITHDRRFMDSVVTHVAGIHRKKLKKVQGNTQSYYEKIILEEEIYEKTRVNEEKRKKEVELFITRFRAKARLAGMVQSRVKSLEKMGSKQKLDKIEQLDFSFNEVPFSGKQILNVKNLDFSYSEEKKIISNLSFSINSGEKIGIIGANGRGKTTLVKILSGIIQPDSGKINFNNNARPGVYVQDFLDDLKDENTVEDEVFYANNELDRTKVRSICGAMLFPGDDALKPVGILSGGERSRVMLGKLLARPTNFLFLDEPTNHLDMDSCDALLSALDNFSGAVLMVTHNEMLLDAVAQKLIVFYRDKIEVFEGTYQEFLEKVGWEEELGEQSKKEVSENNQDKKLIKRQRAIVIQEKSRAVRPLKKEIKKIEDKIILFEEEEKKLGDDMQNASETGDVEKMSSVSKRISIVQEEIESLFDELELKTIELEELELKFEKDIVNLQ from the coding sequence GTGATTTCAGTTTCAGGGGTAACAAAAAGTTTTGGTCAAAATGTTTTGTTTGACTCAATAAACTTTAAAATAAATTCAGGTGAAAAAGTAGGGCTGGTAGGCAAAAACGGGCATGGGAAGTCAACCCTTTTGCGACTTATCACAGGTGGAACTGAACCTGACCAGGGTGAAATAATGACACCTAGAAACTACAAAACAGGCTATTTGACCCAGATATTAGATTTTTCAAAGGAAACTCTTTTAAAAGAAGTTTCTGCCTCCCTTCCGCCAAATGAGAAGGAAAGTATTTGGAAAGCTGAAAAAATTCTTTCAGGGCTTGGTTTTTCAGTTTCAGATTTTGAAAGATCTCCAAAGGAATTTTCAGGGGGGTATCAGGTGAGAATAAATCTTGCAAAACTTCTTGTGGGAGAGCCAGACTTTCTTCTTCTTGACGAGCCTACAAACTATCTTGATATAGTTTCCATAAGATGGTTGAAAGAATTTTTATCCAAATGGCCAAAGGAATTTTTGTTAATCACCCATGACAGAAGATTTATGGATTCTGTGGTAACCCATGTTGCAGGTATTCATCGGAAAAAATTGAAAAAAGTCCAAGGGAATACCCAGTCATATTATGAGAAAATAATTTTAGAAGAAGAAATTTATGAAAAAACAAGGGTAAATGAAGAAAAAAGAAAAAAAGAAGTAGAACTTTTTATTACAAGATTTCGTGCCAAGGCAAGGCTTGCTGGAATGGTTCAGTCAAGGGTGAAATCTTTGGAAAAAATGGGCAGTAAGCAAAAACTGGATAAAATTGAACAGCTGGATTTTTCCTTTAATGAGGTCCCTTTTTCAGGAAAACAGATTTTAAATGTAAAAAATCTTGATTTTTCCTACTCAGAAGAAAAAAAAATTATAAGCAATTTAAGTTTTTCAATTAATTCAGGGGAAAAAATAGGAATAATTGGTGCAAATGGTCGTGGAAAAACAACTCTTGTAAAAATCCTTTCAGGAATCATTCAGCCTGATTCAGGTAAAATAAATTTTAACAACAACGCAAGGCCAGGAGTTTATGTTCAGGATTTTCTTGATGATTTAAAAGATGAAAACACTGTTGAAGATGAAGTGTTTTACGCAAACAATGAACTTGACAGGACAAAGGTAAGATCCATTTGCGGAGCAATGCTTTTTCCAGGAGATGATGCCTTAAAGCCTGTGGGTATTCTTTCAGGGGGAGAAAGAAGCAGGGTGATGCTTGGAAAGCTTTTGGCAAGACCAACAAATTTTTTGTTTCTTGATGAGCCTACCAACCATCTTGATATGGATTCTTGTGATGCTCTTCTTTCAGCACTGGACAATTTTTCAGGAGCGGTTTTAATGGTTACCCATAATGAAATGCTTCTTGATGCGGTTGCTCAAAAACTCATAGTTTTTTATCGTGATAAAATTGAAGTTTTTGAAGGGACTTATCAGGAGTTTCTAGAAAAGGTGGGGTGGGAAGAAGAGCTGGGCGAACAGTCTAAAAAAGAAGTTTCTGAAAACAATCAGGATAAAAAACTGATTAAAAGGCAAAGAGCCATTGTAATTCAGGAAAAATCAAGGGCAGTTCGTCCTTTAAAAAAAGAAATCAAGAAAATTGAAGATAAAATAATTTTATTTGAAGAGGAGGAAAAAAAGCTTGGAGATGATATGCAAAATGCTTCTGAAACAGGAGATGTGGAAAAAATGAGCAGTGTTTCCAAGCGTATTTCAATTGTTCAGGAAGAAATTGAAAGTTTGTTTGATGAGCTTGAGTTAAAAACAATAGAGCTTGAAGAACTTGAATTAAAATTTGAAAAAGACATTGTTAATTTACAATAA